One genomic region from Halorussus rarus encodes:
- a CDS encoding helix-turn-helix domain-containing protein, translating into MSTIAQLGVPAEAFALRETLPRVSDVAVEAERVVAHDDGRVMPFVWASGDDLGEFEDALADDPSVENEQRLTELADGRFYRMEWVESVEVLLHSMTEHGAAVLKARGKGDRWHLRILFPDREAVSQTEDFSRDRELGIDVEQIHELDRRDTQGQFGLTTQQYEAVTTALETGYYNVPRGTSARDLADDLDISHQALSERLRRGHGNLVANALTVRMEPGEGEDEPERVVE; encoded by the coding sequence ATGAGCACAATCGCGCAACTCGGCGTCCCGGCCGAGGCGTTCGCGCTCCGGGAGACTCTGCCCCGGGTCTCGGACGTGGCGGTCGAGGCCGAGCGCGTCGTCGCCCACGACGACGGCCGCGTGATGCCGTTCGTCTGGGCGTCGGGCGACGACCTCGGGGAGTTCGAGGACGCGCTCGCCGACGACCCCTCGGTCGAGAACGAGCAGCGGCTCACCGAGCTGGCCGACGGCCGGTTCTACCGGATGGAGTGGGTCGAGTCGGTCGAGGTCCTGCTCCACTCGATGACCGAGCACGGCGCCGCGGTGCTGAAGGCCCGCGGGAAGGGCGACAGGTGGCACCTCCGCATCCTGTTTCCCGACCGCGAGGCCGTCTCCCAGACGGAGGACTTCTCGCGGGACCGCGAGCTCGGCATCGACGTCGAGCAGATACACGAGCTCGACCGGCGCGACACGCAGGGGCAGTTCGGGCTGACGACCCAGCAGTACGAGGCGGTCACGACCGCGCTGGAGACCGGCTACTACAACGTGCCCCGGGGGACGTCGGCCCGCGACCTGGCCGACGACCTCGACATCTCCCACCAGGCGCTGTCCGAGCGGCTCCGGCGGGGCCACGGCAACCTCGTCGCGAACGCGCTGACCGTCCGGATGGAGCCCGGCGAGGGCGAGGACGAGCCCGAGCGGGTCGTCGAGTAG
- the arcS gene encoding archaeosine synthase subunit alpha codes for MTDYFEVHERDGPARIAELRLADSVTTPAVADGLLADAGSLWTADRELPEGSDDVLTILPHRGFPSGTDEEVMESFAVEYPDVDYPSAAVVAPETADDYGADAYVLSGAQGFVGHGAGFRDAIIETREAIPGDSALYLPGVATPANVATLVYAGVDLVDTDRAVVAGTQGKYLTSEGTHYLEDLSELPCACPACRQPVSEFTREDCADHNVNALRAELGIVRERVRSGRLRDYIEGQARHDQWLTAAFREFDQQWSYLEQRTPVLRDAELSAATEDTIRRVEIQRFAERVTTRYRSRFDNPLVLVPCSATKPYSESQSHGQFHDAVQFRGHTVSMTSPIGVVPQELELTYPAQHYDSVVTGRWSEDEKQFVAEVLRRYLERNDYPRVVAHVPPEGYRDVCERVEVDLGMEFEYTVEDHPTTTESLGNLMRTLDGELKFGKRERQHNTVKAIADYQFGDGAGDALFEDVQTEARYPKLRVHDREGEQLAAMVPQYGVLSFTLAGARRWVESDAPTKRVEIDSFAPHGSVLAPGVVDADDDIRVGDEVVIEGPKAFAVGRAEMSGPEMAESTRGIAASVRHVEEK; via the coding sequence ATGACCGACTACTTCGAGGTCCACGAGCGCGACGGACCGGCGCGGATCGCCGAGTTGCGCCTCGCAGACTCGGTGACGACGCCGGCCGTCGCCGACGGCCTGCTGGCCGACGCCGGCAGCCTCTGGACCGCCGACCGCGAGCTCCCGGAGGGGAGCGACGACGTGCTCACCATCCTGCCCCACCGCGGCTTCCCGAGCGGGACCGACGAGGAGGTGATGGAGTCGTTCGCGGTCGAGTACCCCGACGTCGACTACCCGAGCGCCGCCGTCGTCGCGCCCGAGACCGCCGACGACTACGGCGCCGACGCCTACGTCCTCTCGGGCGCGCAGGGGTTCGTCGGCCACGGCGCGGGCTTCAGGGACGCTATCATCGAGACCCGCGAGGCGATTCCGGGCGACAGCGCGCTCTACCTGCCGGGCGTCGCCACCCCCGCGAACGTCGCCACGCTGGTCTACGCCGGCGTCGACCTCGTCGACACCGACCGCGCGGTGGTTGCGGGGACGCAGGGCAAGTACCTGACGAGCGAGGGGACCCACTACCTGGAGGACCTCTCGGAACTGCCGTGCGCCTGTCCGGCGTGTCGGCAGCCCGTCTCGGAGTTCACCCGCGAGGACTGCGCCGACCACAACGTCAACGCGCTCCGCGCGGAGCTCGGCATCGTCCGCGAGCGCGTCCGGAGCGGTCGGCTGCGGGACTACATCGAGGGCCAGGCCCGCCACGACCAGTGGCTCACCGCCGCGTTCCGGGAGTTCGACCAGCAGTGGTCGTACCTCGAGCAGCGCACGCCCGTGCTCCGGGACGCCGAGCTCTCGGCCGCGACCGAGGACACCATCCGCCGGGTCGAGATCCAGCGGTTCGCCGAGCGCGTGACCACCCGGTACCGCAGCCGGTTCGACAACCCGCTGGTGCTGGTGCCCTGCTCGGCCACCAAGCCGTACAGCGAGTCCCAGAGCCACGGCCAGTTCCACGACGCCGTCCAGTTCCGGGGGCACACCGTCTCGATGACCTCGCCCATCGGCGTGGTGCCCCAGGAGCTCGAGCTCACCTACCCCGCCCAGCACTACGACTCGGTGGTGACCGGCCGGTGGTCCGAGGACGAGAAGCAGTTCGTCGCCGAGGTGCTCCGGCGCTACCTCGAGCGCAACGACTACCCGCGGGTCGTCGCCCACGTCCCGCCGGAGGGGTACCGCGACGTCTGCGAGCGCGTCGAGGTCGACCTCGGAATGGAGTTCGAGTACACCGTCGAGGACCACCCGACGACCACCGAGTCGCTCGGCAACCTGATGCGGACGCTCGACGGCGAACTCAAGTTCGGCAAGCGCGAGCGCCAGCACAACACCGTCAAGGCCATCGCCGACTACCAGTTCGGGGACGGTGCGGGCGACGCCCTCTTCGAGGACGTGCAGACCGAGGCGCGCTACCCCAAGCTCCGGGTGCACGACCGCGAGGGGGAGCAGCTCGCGGCGATGGTGCCACAGTACGGCGTGCTCTCGTTCACCCTCGCCGGCGCGCGCCGGTGGGTCGAGTCGGACGCCCCGACCAAGCGCGTCGAGATCGACAGCTTCGCGCCCCACGGGAGCGTGCTCGCGCCGGGCGTGGTCGACGCCGACGACGACATCCGGGTCGGCGACGAGGTGGTCATCGAGGGACCGAAGGCGTTCGCCGTGGGTCGCGCCGAGATGTCCGGCCCGGAGATGGCCGAGAGCACCCGCGGCATCGCGGCGTCGGTCCGGCACGTCGAGGAGAAGTAG
- a CDS encoding GNAT family N-acetyltransferase, giving the protein MGTPQLEFESDVTDRVYRYVERHGSATREEVRDAVRVEETVGAKPPRSGTEPEGRLSVPEFGEHVEELLADGLLTERDGRLCVSPDAEERTHGAEEFEYVTRPAREDDREAVAGLIRETADEGAIVVDERVADVVGRTPTGNRTQSDDAIEGDGALVRLNDRESRMFFVAELRRENDGGASEDGRADREIIGWVHLQGFELPARSHTAELTVGVAPENRERGVGGTLLERGIEWAEEEECIKVYQSLPATNEDALELLDEHGWEREATRADHYEIDGDLVDEVQLTTRLDE; this is encoded by the coding sequence ATGGGCACACCGCAACTGGAGTTCGAGAGCGACGTCACCGACCGCGTCTACCGGTACGTCGAGCGCCACGGGTCGGCGACCCGCGAGGAGGTCCGCGACGCGGTCAGGGTCGAGGAGACCGTCGGCGCCAAGCCCCCGCGGTCGGGCACCGAGCCCGAGGGCCGGCTCTCGGTCCCGGAGTTCGGCGAGCACGTCGAGGAGCTGCTCGCCGACGGCCTGCTGACCGAGCGCGACGGCCGGCTCTGCGTCTCGCCCGACGCCGAGGAGCGGACCCACGGGGCCGAGGAGTTCGAGTACGTCACGCGACCGGCCCGCGAGGACGACCGCGAGGCGGTCGCCGGCCTCATCCGCGAGACCGCCGACGAGGGCGCCATCGTCGTCGACGAGCGCGTCGCCGACGTCGTCGGACGAACTCCGACGGGCAATCGGACGCAGTCCGATGACGCCATCGAGGGGGACGGCGCGCTCGTCCGGCTCAACGACCGCGAGTCCCGGATGTTCTTCGTGGCCGAGCTCCGGCGCGAGAACGACGGGGGCGCGAGCGAGGACGGGCGCGCCGACCGCGAGATAATCGGGTGGGTCCACCTCCAGGGGTTCGAGCTGCCGGCCCGGAGCCACACCGCGGAGCTGACCGTGGGCGTCGCCCCCGAGAACCGCGAACGGGGGGTCGGCGGGACGCTGCTCGAGCGCGGCATCGAGTGGGCCGAGGAGGAAGAGTGCATCAAGGTCTACCAGAGCCTGCCCGCGACCAACGAGGACGCGCTCGAGCTCCTCGACGAGCACGGCTGGGAGCGCGAGGCGACCCGGGCCGACCACTACGAGATCGACGGCGACCTCGTCGACGAGGTCCAGCTGACGACGCGGCTCGACGAGTAG